A stretch of Dama dama isolate Ldn47 chromosome 22, ASM3311817v1, whole genome shotgun sequence DNA encodes these proteins:
- the LOC133043141 gene encoding olfactory receptor 10C1-like: MAERGGCKAGGNIALASLIAQLMSGSESIVSGNQSLCTHFTFVGFSSLAELQPVLFIVFLTTYLFTMGGNLLIIGLIWGTPSLHTPMYFFLVNLSFLEMCYITSVVPQMLVHLLVEIKTISVGRCATQMYVFSILGLTECCLLAAMAYDRFVAICHPLHYSLLMDPRVCLKLAVASWTTGVVVESAQTTWIFTLPFCGTGRIQHFFCDIMPVVKLACVDTPHNEIVMFAISVLFIMTPCLLILCSYVRILVTILRIPSATGRSKAFSTCSSHILVVSLFYGTALFTYLQPKAAHSPETDKATALMYTVVTPALNPVIYTLRNKEVKEAFQRITLRSTHRQMT; encoded by the exons ATGGCAGAGAGAGGAGGATGCAAGGCCGGCGGAAACATTGCATTGGcatctctgatagctcagttg atgtctggctctgagtCCATAGTGAGTGGAAACCAGTCCCTCTGCACCCACTTCACATTCGTGGGATTTTCCTCTCTAGCGGAGTTGCAACCTGTTCTCTTCATTGTGTTCTTAACCACTTACTTGTTTACTATGGGAGGAAACCTTCTCATCATTGGCTTGATCTGGGGCACCCCTTCCTTGCACActcccatgtatttcttcctggttaaCCTCTCCTTTCTGGAGATGTGCTATATCACTAGTGTGGTGCCTCAGATGCTGGTGCACTTGCTTGTGGAGATCAAGACCATAAGCGTGGGGCGCTGTGCAACTCAGATGTATGTATTTAGCATCTTGGGACTGACAGAATGCTGCCTGCTAGCAGCCATGGCTTATGACCGCTTTGTAGCTATTTGCCATCCTCTGCATTACTCTCTCCTGATGGACCCTCGTGTGTGTTTGAAATTGGCTGTAGCATCTTGGACCACTGGGGTCGTGGTGGAATCAGCCCAGACCACATGGATCTTCACTCTGCCCTTCTGTGGAACAGGAAGGATCCAgcactttttttgtgacatcatgCCTGTGGTGAAACTAGCTTGTGTTGATACTCCCCACAATGAGATTGTGATGTTTGCTATCTCCGTGCTCTTTATCATGACCCCCTGTCTCCTCATTCTGTGCTCCTATGTGCGCATTCTGGTGACCATCCTGAGAATCCCTTCAGCCACTGGCAGAAGCAAAGCTTTCTCCACTTGCTCTTCTCATATCCTGGTTGTTTCTCTCTTCTATGGCACTGCCTTGTTCACTTACCTCCAACCGAAGGCTGCACATTCCCCAGAAACAGACAAGGCAACCGCACTCATGTACACCGTGGTCACACCTGCTCTGAATCCAGTTATCTACACCTTGAGGAACAAGGAAGTGAAGGAAGCCTTTCAAAGAATAACACTAAGGAGCACTCACAGACAAATGACCTAA